TTGCGGAGGAAGAGGCTGTGTGCAGCAGAAAACGCAACTCATCGCTCAGTAGGTCTGGATGTGGGCGACGGTGCCCTCATACTCACTCCCATCTAACTCCTGCAAGAGATTCCCATCGGCGGTGTAGGCTATCCCATCCCGTTCGACGGCGAGTGCGACGTAGGCAGCGTCGTAGGCCGTGATGTCAACGGTGTTCGCGATCTCCGCGATGGGGCCGACTGATCCGAACGAAACGAGTTCGATACCGTAGTTGTCAAGCGAGTTTGCGGCTTCATGGAGTCGCTCGCCATCGTAGTGGCCGCTGTACTTGAGTGCATTGACCGCCTCGAAAGGCATGAGCGCCGGTGCGCACAGGTCGTGTTTGCCGTTGAGGAACTCGTCACGAAGTGCTCGGGCCTGTTCGTGATGCTGCTCGGGAATGTACCACTTGACGACAGTACTAGTGTCGACGACGACATCGGCCATTAGGATCGCTCCTCGCTATATCGGGTGTCACGGAATTCACGAATCTGTTCTGCCGTGTTCGTCGTCGCTACCTCGTCGGCGTCGATGACACCGCTCAATCGCTCGCTGGTCGCAACTGCATGGGCGAGGTTCCGCGATTCCAGACTCTGTAGTTCCTCCTCGATGTGGTCACGGAGCACTGCACTCCAGTTTACGTCATCGTGTTCATCCATCCGTGCTTTCACTTCGTCGGGGACACGGAAACTGACACTTCCCATAGAGTATTATATGTGCTACGGTATTATTAGTCTTACACCATGTCCAGAGCTGGCTCTCAACACAAACTCCGTTAATGTTGTTGAGAACGATCAACGCCCATGGAGACTGCGCTCCCTACGGATACACTCGTATCTGCAAAGCGCGTCGTGGAAACAGGAAGCCCTATCCCCAAGGAGCGAACGGCACAAGCCGTGAGCGAGTAGGGTAGGGTAGTTCACAGCCCCCGATCTCCATTCGACGCTTCCTTCCCGTTCTTCAAGCGGGCGACGACGTTCTTGCAGGCGTCGACGGCCTTGTTCCGAACGGCTTGCACAAGGCTACCGTTGAACCCGTCTGTTCTCCTGTCGAGGAATCGGCCAGAACGGGAGTCCACGCTGAATCCAACCGCTTTAGCGGTGGGTAGCTCAAGGACGTGGCCGATGTGACGGATACGAACCGCACGCTGTTAGGTCGGACGCGGCCGACAACAACGTATTAAACATCGGGAGTTCGAACGGCGCTGGCACTAAACTGTAGGCGGCTTTCTTGCGCTGATCCCTGAGAACAATTACCACAGCGGACCCAAACAGTTATTATGAACACGATAATATTATTGTATGCATAATGATAGACAGAGAGACGGAACTCGAGTGGCTCACGTCGCACCTCTCACGAGACGAGCGACAGCTTCTCGTCATATACGGGCGACGGCGGGTGGGAAAGACGACGCTGGTGACGTCGGCGCTCGACGCACTCGAAGACACGTCAGTCTACTATCTCTGCGACGAGCGGGGCGCAACGCACAACGCTCGGCGATTCGCGGCACAGTGCGCTGCCGCGTTCGATGACATCACTCCGGATGTCGACGGGTTCGTTGAGGCGTTTCAGTATCTCACGGCGCGCACCGACGGTCCGTGTGTGGTGGCATTAGACGAATTCTCGTATCTCGTCGGCGAGGACGACACGATCCCGTCGGTGTTTCAGACCGTTGTCGACGACGTACTCGCAGGGACAGACGTCTCGCTCGTGTTGTTAGGGTCATCGATTTCGATGATGGAGGAGGGCGTGTTGAGCTATGAGAGCCCGCTATACGGGCGCCGAACCGGACAGTGGGAGCTCGCCCCGCTCTCGTTCGCGGACGTTCGCGCATTCTTCCCGGACGACGATCTGGAGACGCAGATCCAGTTGTACAGCGTGCTTGGAGGCGTCCCCGCGTATCTCGAACAGTTCGATCCAGGTCTGAGACTCCTCGAGAACGTCGAGCGGGCCATCCTCTCGAA
This window of the Haloplanus rubicundus genome carries:
- a CDS encoding type II toxin-antitoxin system VapC family toxin translates to MADVVVDTSTVVKWYIPEQHHEQARALRDEFLNGKHDLCAPALMPFEAVNALKYSGHYDGERLHEAANSLDNYGIELVSFGSVGPIAEIANTVDITAYDAAYVALAVERDGIAYTADGNLLQELDGSEYEGTVAHIQTY